The Macrobrachium nipponense isolate FS-2020 chromosome 13, ASM1510439v2, whole genome shotgun sequence genome has a window encoding:
- the LOC135225302 gene encoding uncharacterized protein LOC135225302: MDLHILPCFNLAVMFGVLLFSGTSLKSAQMDQGLETICGIKNLLLLVVTGLVIAVTRNMTDNTKKQALEDGNEKMRALQGEVCLDGEERKSVTFLNVTLIDRVRDLEKDLQENRKELEKGKEETRLTTARFNKERLEQQSLEDKIRLLESEKQLMQKEMATQERARCMLEDDLDKMKAENKQLVKNGAAVQELCDALNNKVSSLTAQLAMISCQLRQQDEAAGQLETELLEMKEEKIRMTNRARDLEGALDCCKTETEDLQLKVQELQEQTGKLSRENGTLQCQLQEKDARLGQQDNLLKEKDRRLEEMARLASSEDEKKNALERELRNLQAMNETLQRDFDNLQIRNEHLEKAHNGLRKQLSVLTRWHQKVAAGVNQTDRELA; the protein is encoded by the coding sequence ATGGATCTACATATTTTGCCTTGCTTCAACCTAGCAGTGATGTTTGGTGTGCTTCTCTTCAGTGGAACCTCATTGAAATCCGCCCAAATGGACCAAGGTCTGGAAACCATCTGTGGAATCAAGAATTTGCTGCTGCTTGTTGTCACTGGATTGGTTATCGCTGTGACAAGAAACATGACGGACAACACTAAAAAACAGGCACTCGAGGACGGCAATGAAAAAATGCGAGCACTGCAGGGAGAAGTTTGTCTCgacggagaagagaggaagagtgtGACCTTCCTGAATGTTACCTTAATCGACAGAGTTCGTGATTTAGAGAAGGATCttcaagaaaatagaaaagagcTGGAAAAAGGGAAGGAGGAGACTCGATTGACCACGGCACGCTTTAACAAGGAGAGGCTGGAACAGCAATCCTTAGAGGACAAGATCCGTTTGCTGGAGAGCGAAAAGCAACTGATGCAGAAGGAGATGGCGACACAGGAAAGGGCAAGATGTATGCTGGAAGACGACCTTGATAAAATGAAAGCAGAAAACAAGCAACTGGTTAAGAACGGTGCCGCTGTTCAAGAGTTATGTGATGCCCTAAACAACAAAGTATCGAGCTTGACTGCTCAGTTGGCCATGATCAGTTGTCAGCTTCGCCAACAAGATGAAGCAGCGGGGCAGCTGGAGACGGAACTGCTTgagatgaaagaagaaaaaatacggATGACTAACCGAGCCCGAGACCTGGAAGGCGCACTGGACTGTTGCAAGACCGAGACGGAAGACCTTCAGCTCAAAGTCCAAGAACTGCAGGAACAAACTGGGAAGCTGTCCAGAGAAAATGGCACCCTTCAGTGTCAGCTACAGGAGAAGGACGCGAGACTTGGTCAGCAGGATAATTTACTGAAAGAAAAAGACCGCCGACTGGAAGAGATGGCGAGGCTGGCCAGCAGCGAGGACGAGAAGAAGAATGCTTTGGAGCGGGAGCTGAGGAATCTGCAGGCAATGAATGAGACGCTGCAACGGGACTTCGACAACCTCCAAATAAGGAATGAGCACCTGGAAAAGGCCCACAACGGACTGCGGAAGCAGCTCTCTGTTCTCACGCGCTGGCACCAGAAGGTGGCAGCAGGCGTCAACCAGACGGACAGGGAATTAGCGTGA